A genomic stretch from Canis lupus familiaris isolate Mischka breed German Shepherd chromosome 17, alternate assembly UU_Cfam_GSD_1.0, whole genome shotgun sequence includes:
- the LOC119869796 gene encoding uncharacterized protein LOC119869796 isoform X1, giving the protein MTSAPASGQPFAGDRPQGERVAPGPGLTREAARFPTRRVCGGEGGRRPSTRCGPSVRSLSGGGLGPRGSAAASLGVLRARRGPGVSRRRLPPAPSPLLVSAKARLRGSPEVRPDVWTRRGSGRTGHHLKAPGRHLKTIGWAALAPSLGQCPSKPASLGMTFLRSPGEGFVLWRRLRLSLQEPDISCLQAAEKLQAASCWILWFSSVLPSSVLARSCFWKCSPRLQGQ; this is encoded by the exons ATGACCTCCGCGCCCGCGTCGGGACAGCCGTTTGCCGGAGACCGACCGCAGGGAGAGCGCGTGGCTCCGGGACCGGGGCTGACGAGAGAAGCCGCGCGGTTTCCGACACGGCGGGTGTGTGGCGGGGAGGGAGGCCGGCGTCCGAGCACGCGGTGCGGCCCGAGCGTGCGGAGCCTCAGCGGAG GCGGTCTCGGTCCGCGCGGCTCGGCGGCCGCGTCCCTCGGGGTCCTCCGGGCGAGGCGGGGCCCCGGGGTCTCACGCCGGCGCCTCCCTCCCGCGCCCTCGCCGCTCCTCGTGTCCGCAAAGGCGCGTCTCCGGGGCAGCCCCGAGGTGCGGCCGGACGTGTGGACCCGGCGGGGCTCCGGACGG ACTGGACATCATTTGAAGGCACCTGGCAGACATCTCAAGACAATTGGTTGGGCTGCTCTTGCTCCCTCCCTTGGGCAATGTCCCTCCAAACCAGCCTCGCTTGGCATGACCTTTCTTCGGAGCCCAGGGGAGGGCTTTGTCCTCTGGAGGAGACTCCGCTTGTCCCTTCAGGAACCAGACATCTCTTGCCTCCAGGCTGCAGAGAAGCTTCAGGCAG CCTCCTGCTGGATACTATGGTTCAGCTCTGTTCTGCCATCTTCTGTCTTGGCCCGCAGCTGCTTCTGGAA ATGCTCCCCCAGGCTACAGGGACAATAG